DNA sequence from the Saccopteryx leptura isolate mSacLep1 chromosome 4, mSacLep1_pri_phased_curated, whole genome shotgun sequence genome:
ggtcctcagagaaagaataaataacttacattatttccgttttatttatatttaagtctgaactatgttttattgttaaataatgaccaaattccctctgttacatccgtctaagactcactcttgatgcttgtctcggtcacgtgatacatttatctttcccaccctaaaggccggtccgtgaaaatattttctgacattaaaccagtccgtggcccaaaagaggttggggaccactgccacaGGGCACTCGGGACAACTTCTTAGATGAGGGAACCACACCAATAAGCCGTTTGAAAAGAgaacgaaacaaaacaaagccaaacaCTGAGTTTAATGCTTGAAGTTTAttctggagagagaaaggagagaagggacaggtaCACACTCTGAGAGAATAAATGCACTCTCAGGTCTTCAGTGGAATGTCATAGTGCTCTGGGTCTCGGTCCCCAAAGCTCAGCGACAGCAAAGTTTGTATAGACGGCCATTGAGTCTACAGGTCCCAGCTGGACGCTCCCGGAAAATCCCTAAGAAGCCACGATGGCACTGTCGTCGGCAGTGGCAGACGATTGTTTTCCTAGTTcctagagaaggaagagggagctcAGGCACAGTGGGGAcgggcacagggagcagaggcacAGCCAGTAGCAGGGACATCTACTCAGAGGAGACCTGTCTACTATGGGAGACCACACCTGCTGGGTTAGGGTGAAAGGTCACGTGTCTGTGTAAATCACAAGCACTGGCTGACTCTGCGTTGGTCACACAGAACCCTGTTGGTCTCTGACCCAAGTCCATCACGTCCGTGCTCATTCTCTGCCCCCcccatcctcctctcccctcgggGTACCTGCTTTTCTCCCCCCTCATCCCACCCCCGACTGTGAGCCCGGACTCCATGCCCCTTTGATAGGTCCTCTGATGGGGTCAGACCCTGTAGCACGTGGGCAGGTGTTACCTGAAGCTTCTCGAACGATGCGTTCTTCTTCTGTGAAGGAAATGGCCATGTCCTGGTCCTCGGCCTCAGGCTGGTCCTGGGCAGGCACCTGGTCAGCTGTCTCCCACAGGGACTCAGCCTGGGCCTGGaaggccaggaggagcagggcaGCGAGGAGGGCGAGGGTCCTCATGGCTGAGAGTCCCTGGAGGTGCGGGTCGGGTGGGAGAGCAgagtgagtggtggggagggcagagccagcctgCACTTATAGGGGGTGGGCGGGGCTCAGTGACCACAGCGCAGTGAGGGCAGTAGGGCCTCTGGCTGCTTGGGGCCAGGGCCACCTGGGCCCCCAGCCTCTTTGATGCTCCTGTCCCCGCCCCTTTGTGGCAGCATGTGTCCGTGGGCTCAGTGTCCACACTTGTTTCATGTTGATAGTGATGATGAGGACCTGGTGTGTGTTCTGTGTGCCATCTGCTTGGGTATTTACCTTCTAATGTTCAAAGAGGACAAGAAATAGTGCTCTCATTCAGTGAGTACAGGGAACAACGTTCTTCTGTGTCTGATGTGAGGCCCTGCTCATCTCTGTAGGCCCCGACCCTGGGACCAGACCTTCCTCCACTGGAATAGAAGTTTTGTTCTCCACGTTCAAGGACTGTGGGGGAGGTTTGCTGGTCCTGGGTGGGTGATCTTCTGAGGTAGAGGGGACAGTGACTTGGCCTCTGTGACATGAGCTCAGTGGGACACAAGAAGGGACATGGTCAGAGTTAAGCTGAAAGATTCATTCTTGGACGTCAGTAGAATTTAAACATATCACATAAATTGCTGTCCAATGACTTGTGTCCTTTTGGACAAATAGGCAACACAACAAAGTTCCTGCAACCTGCTTctgatatttttgatattttaaagtaaaaaagtaattATTGCACAAAAAGAACATTCGAAAGGGAGGTGAGTGATGAGTGAGACTATCGGTCCCCCTCCCTGCGCCAGCCCTCCACCTGCTCTGCAGGGGCCACCAGGGTCCCCGTGTTCTGAgtgtccttcctcatcccaggcTTTACCTTGAGCACTGTTCTAGCAGCGCACAGGACTGCGACCTTGTGTGAACCGTGTTATATCATCCCatcgttttctctctctttcttcccttccttccctccttcccttccccttccccttccccttccccttccccttccccttccccttccccttcccttcccttcccttcctcttcccttcccttccccttcccttcccttcccttcccttcccttcccttcccttcccttcccttcccttcccttcctttccctttcccttcccttcccttcccttccccttcccttccccttcccttcccttcccttcccttccccttcccttcccttcccttcccttccctcccctccccctccccctcccttcccttcccttcccttcccttccctttccttcccttcccttcccttcccttcctttccctttcccttcccttcccttccccttccccttccccttcccccttcccttccctttccttcccttcccttcccttcctttccctttcccttccccttccccttccccttccccttcccttcccttcccttcccttccttccccttccccttcccttcccttcccttcccttcccttccctt
Encoded proteins:
- the LOC136402581 gene encoding corticostatin-3-like, producing MRTLALLAALLLLAFQAQAESLWETADQVPAQDQPEAEDQDMAISFTEEERIVREASGTRKTIVCHCRRQCHRGFLGIFRERPAGTCRLNGRLYKLCCR